The DNA window CGCGGTGAAGGCGACGCTCGACCCGCGCGGGGTGCTGAACCCGGGCGTGCTCGTTTCCCCAGGTCGCTCCTGAAAGAAGCTCCGCGTCGTGGGAGCGCTCGTCAAGGCTCCGGCACGTCCGGCGGCTGGCGGCGCCAGAAGTCACGAAGGCCGAAGGTGTTCATCCAACGCAGGTATTCCATGGCCACCTCGCGGCTTTCCGTCCGCGATCGCCACCAGGCATCGGGGCGAAACCCGTCGAGCGCCGGCGCGTGGACGAGGAGCCGTGTCCCATCGGGCAGGAGGCGGCGCAGCAGCCACGACGCCCGGCGGCTGTGGCTGCGCGACGTCAGATAGAGCAGGCTCGCCGGCCTTTCGCGGCGCGCCCAGGCGGCGACGGCTGCGATCTCGGTGTTGAGCCCGTCGACCGAGTCGTCCAGCAACTCGACCGCCGCCGCCGGGACGCCGCTCTTCTCGAGCATGGCGGCGGCGAGCTCGTGCGGCGGCAACCATGGAACGGCGAGCCGGCGCATCTCTTCGTCGAGCGGCTCGGGCCTCCAGCGTGCGATCA is part of the Deltaproteobacteria bacterium genome and encodes:
- a CDS encoding YdcF family protein, giving the protein MAVDAMVVSMATLRAAALEAARLHHDGISGRIVIARWRPEPLDEEMRRLAVPWLPPHELAAAMLEKSGVPAAAVELLDDSVDGLNTEIAAVAAWARRERPASLLYLTSRSHSRRASWLLRRLLPDGTRLLVHAPALDGFRPDAWWRSRTESREVAMEYLRWMNTFGLRDFWRRQPPDVPEP